Proteins encoded in a region of the Shumkonia mesophila genome:
- a CDS encoding mandelate racemase/muconate lactonizing enzyme family protein → MKIKKITASVHQFPIYLPMIDKPLEHRVLIFCEVETDDGLKGCGVTGAFLPWATIAAIEHEIFPVIKDMDPRDTEAIHHAVWWKVNPRAYTGVVSNALSAVDIACWDIHGKATGRTVAQLLGGYRDWAGTYITFGYPFFSIDQLVEYAKKFVSEGHTRLKMVVANDKGGWREDARRVHAVRDAVGPDVDLMIDANYRFPPNEALMLCRAVEDCDLTWFEEPLHQNDARALADLRRRTNVPIACGQMEGHRWRLRELIEHHAVDILQPNCCYNGGYTETVKAAHMAQAYNLRIANGAGWPIFNMHTMAGLMNGWLVEFHWGMWQAGQKFFKGAPGPEKGKVKIPDAPGLGFTPEYDALAECRVKDPAGLKAAGMQTNEGGIVKV, encoded by the coding sequence ATGAAGATTAAGAAGATAACGGCCAGCGTCCATCAGTTCCCGATCTACCTGCCGATGATCGACAAGCCGCTCGAACATCGCGTGCTCATCTTCTGCGAGGTCGAAACCGACGACGGCCTCAAGGGCTGTGGCGTCACCGGCGCCTTCCTGCCCTGGGCCACCATCGCCGCCATCGAGCACGAGATCTTTCCCGTGATTAAGGACATGGACCCGCGCGACACCGAGGCGATCCACCATGCCGTGTGGTGGAAGGTCAATCCCCGCGCCTACACCGGCGTCGTCTCCAACGCGCTGTCGGCCGTCGACATCGCCTGCTGGGACATCCACGGCAAGGCCACCGGACGCACGGTGGCGCAGCTTCTGGGCGGCTACCGGGACTGGGCCGGCACTTACATTACCTTCGGCTACCCCTTCTTTTCCATCGACCAGCTCGTCGAGTACGCCAAGAAGTTCGTGTCCGAGGGTCACACCCGCCTCAAGATGGTGGTTGCCAACGACAAGGGCGGCTGGCGGGAAGACGCCCGGCGCGTCCATGCGGTGCGAGACGCGGTCGGCCCCGACGTCGACCTGATGATCGACGCCAACTACCGCTTCCCGCCCAACGAGGCGCTCATGCTGTGCCGGGCGGTCGAGGACTGCGACCTCACCTGGTTCGAGGAGCCGCTGCACCAGAACGACGCCCGCGCGCTCGCCGATCTGAGGCGGCGCACCAACGTGCCGATCGCCTGCGGCCAGATGGAGGGGCATCGCTGGCGCCTGCGCGAGTTGATCGAGCATCACGCGGTCGACATCCTGCAGCCCAACTGCTGCTACAACGGCGGCTATACCGAGACCGTGAAGGCGGCCCACATGGCCCAGGCCTACAACCTTCGCATCGCCAACGGCGCCGGCTGGCCGATTTTCAACATGCACACCATGGCCGGCCTGATGAACGGCTGGCTGGTCGAGTTCCACTGGGGCATGTGGCAGGCCGGCCAGAAGTTCTTCAAGGGTGCGCCCGGCCCCGAGAAGGGCAAGGTCAAGATCCCCGACGCCCCCGGCCTCGGCTTCACCCCCGAGTACGACGCGCTGGCCGAATGCCGCGTCAAGGACCCGGCCGGGCTGAAGGCTGCCGGCATGCAAACCAATGAGGGCGGCATCGTCAAGGTCTGA
- a CDS encoding tripartite tricarboxylate transporter TctB family protein, which produces MSVDRVFGATVCILALLFLTLAVPSIPDDWQHTAGTYYSVGPRMFPYIAGVLCLLLGLGVVVHPEGHNKLSGLRDRKARGRVAASLLLTLGYVALLDVAGFTLSTIAALALFFTMFGERRWYIIVPMAVGVAVITKFVFLKFFLLELPVGLFDLPI; this is translated from the coding sequence ATGAGCGTGGACCGCGTTTTTGGCGCTACCGTCTGTATTCTGGCCTTGCTCTTCCTGACCTTGGCCGTCCCCTCCATCCCGGATGATTGGCAGCATACCGCGGGGACCTACTATTCGGTGGGTCCCCGCATGTTCCCCTACATCGCGGGGGTCCTGTGTCTGCTGCTGGGGCTGGGCGTCGTTGTCCACCCCGAGGGGCACAACAAGCTGTCCGGCCTCCGCGACCGCAAGGCCAGAGGGCGCGTCGCGGCGTCCCTGCTCCTGACGCTGGGCTACGTGGCGCTTCTTGATGTCGCCGGCTTCACCCTGTCGACGATCGCCGCGCTGGCCTTGTTCTTCACGATGTTCGGCGAGCGACGCTGGTACATCATCGTGCCGATGGCCGTCGGCGTCGCCGTCATCACCAAATTCGTTTTCCTGAAATTCTTTTTGCTCGAACTGCCCGTCGGGTTGTTCGACCTGCCGATCTGA
- a CDS encoding FCD domain-containing protein, whose translation MDDNETIPIGNRMGSLTTLVRDEIERMILNGEIAAGERLNENALATSLNVSRGPIREATWSLEKAGLVKIIRNRGVFVRTISLDDALHLYDVRSGLARIAGRLAAQRATSEQIDALKAVYDDLEKARDAQDQSAYHEGNRLFHAKIVEFAGNPRLTSYHETIEKELRLFVRHGIRGPDRLRVSSAEHGLILDCVAGHDDEGAAAAFERHILNGKLRVLNSLSPPSD comes from the coding sequence ATGGATGACAACGAAACCATTCCGATCGGCAATCGCATGGGATCGTTGACGACCCTCGTGCGCGACGAGATCGAGCGCATGATCCTCAACGGCGAAATCGCCGCCGGCGAACGGCTGAATGAAAATGCTCTCGCCACCAGCCTGAACGTCAGCCGCGGACCGATCCGCGAGGCGACGTGGTCGCTTGAAAAGGCAGGGCTGGTCAAGATCATCCGCAATCGGGGTGTCTTCGTCCGCACGATCAGCCTTGACGACGCCCTTCACCTTTATGACGTCCGCTCGGGCTTGGCCCGAATCGCCGGCCGCCTCGCGGCCCAACGCGCCACGTCCGAACAGATCGACGCCCTTAAGGCCGTCTACGATGACCTGGAAAAGGCCCGCGACGCGCAGGATCAATCCGCGTACCACGAAGGGAACCGCCTGTTCCACGCGAAGATTGTCGAATTCGCCGGCAATCCACGCCTGACCAGCTACCATGAAACGATCGAAAAGGAGTTGCGCCTGTTCGTCCGCCACGGCATCCGAGGGCCGGACCGTCTGCGCGTTTCGAGCGCCGAACACGGGCTGATCCTCGATTGCGTCGCCGGGCACGACGACGAAGGGGCCGCGGCCGCTTTTGAGCGCCACATCCTGAATGGCAAGCTGCGCGTGCTGAACAGCCTGTCTCCCCCCAGCGACTAG
- a CDS encoding tripartite tricarboxylate transporter permease, with translation MDMFLNAIVTVFEPLNIAILLASTAVGIVIGAIPGLTVTMAIALAVPLTITMPLTPSLLMLLGLYGAGIYGGSISAVLINTPGTPASAATSIDGYELAKQGKALKALKMALIASFYGGLFSIVLLIVIAPQLAAFALKFGPAEICSLLVFALTIVAVLSGDTIIKGLLAAAIGMLLATVGADPMLSVPRFTFGVYDLYDGLAYIPLLIGLFAIAEMLAQAEDSFTTGAKLIDIKDIDKDANRLTRDDWRRSFGPMIRSGFLGSFVGMLPGLGAAIATFLGYAEAKRASKEPERFGRGAIEGVAASESANNAVTGSAMIPMLALAIPGDPPTAILLGALLIQGVTTGPLIFINHPDVVYTVYVALFASLVFMGIVGWLALKPIVQVLKVPKVLLYPVILAMCAAGSYAIRNSIFDVFVMVGAGLLGYVLRLFGVPAAPLLIAFILCPPLEESMRQALIKSQGSLMTFLTHPISAFFLLLALIAVIFTVRRQIKSHQALPANI, from the coding sequence ATGGATATGTTCCTCAATGCCATTGTTACCGTTTTCGAGCCACTGAACATCGCCATTCTGCTGGCCTCCACCGCGGTCGGCATCGTTATCGGGGCGATTCCCGGACTGACCGTCACCATGGCCATCGCGCTCGCCGTGCCGTTGACCATCACCATGCCGCTGACGCCGTCGCTCCTCATGCTTCTCGGTCTCTACGGCGCCGGAATTTACGGCGGCAGCATTTCCGCCGTCCTCATCAACACGCCAGGCACGCCGGCCTCGGCCGCCACCAGCATCGACGGCTACGAACTGGCCAAACAGGGAAAGGCCCTCAAAGCGCTTAAGATGGCGCTGATCGCCTCCTTCTACGGCGGCCTGTTCAGCATCGTGCTGCTCATCGTCATCGCGCCACAATTGGCGGCCTTCGCCCTGAAATTCGGACCGGCCGAGATCTGCAGCCTGCTGGTCTTCGCGCTGACCATCGTCGCCGTGCTGTCCGGTGATACGATCATCAAGGGCCTGCTTGCCGCCGCCATCGGCATGCTGCTTGCCACTGTCGGCGCCGATCCCATGCTGTCGGTGCCACGTTTTACCTTCGGCGTTTACGATCTTTACGACGGCTTGGCCTACATCCCGCTGCTCATCGGGCTGTTCGCCATCGCCGAGATGCTGGCCCAGGCCGAGGACTCGTTCACCACCGGCGCCAAGCTGATCGACATCAAAGATATCGACAAGGATGCCAACCGCCTGACCCGCGACGATTGGCGGCGGAGCTTCGGTCCGATGATCCGTTCGGGTTTCCTCGGTTCCTTCGTCGGCATGCTGCCCGGCCTGGGGGCCGCGATCGCCACCTTCCTCGGCTATGCCGAGGCCAAACGTGCCTCCAAGGAACCCGAGCGCTTCGGCAGGGGCGCCATCGAGGGCGTCGCCGCTTCGGAATCGGCCAACAACGCGGTGACCGGATCGGCGATGATCCCCATGCTGGCGCTGGCCATTCCCGGCGATCCGCCCACGGCCATCCTGCTGGGCGCCCTGTTGATCCAGGGCGTGACCACCGGGCCGCTGATCTTCATCAACCACCCCGACGTCGTCTATACCGTCTATGTCGCGCTGTTCGCCTCGCTGGTCTTCATGGGCATCGTCGGCTGGCTGGCGCTGAAGCCGATCGTCCAGGTCCTTAAAGTCCCGAAGGTTCTGCTCTACCCGGTCATCCTGGCCATGTGCGCCGCCGGCAGCTATGCCATCCGCAACAGCATCTTCGATGTCTTCGTCATGGTCGGCGCCGGCCTTCTCGGCTACGTCCTGCGCCTGTTCGGCGTGCCGGCAGCGCCGCTGCTCATCGCCTTCATCCTCTGCCCGCCACTCGAGGAAAGCATGCGCCAAGCCCTGATAAAGTCGCAAGGGAGCCTGATGACCTTCCTCACCCACCCAATCTCGGCGTTTTTCCTGCTGCTCGCCCTGATTGCCGTCATTTTCACCGTTCGGCGCCAGATCAAGAGCCATCAGGCCTTGCCCGCCAACATCTGA
- a CDS encoding MBL fold metallo-hydrolase, producing the protein MPAEIHYPFAGVPANGEVREAAPGVFWVRMPLPFRLDHINLWLIEEDDGWTVIDTGIACEETKAAWERIVATHCAGKPLRRMIVTHFHPDHVGLAGWMADRFGAALWMPLAEWAFARVLGAGRSPAAEEGYGRFYRAAGFGPDRMELVASRSGNYATRITPIPFALRRIEDNEVIAIGGRNWQVIVGGGHSYEHASLYCAELGVLIAGDQVLPQISPNISVWPSEPEADPLRHFLASLERFRQLPEDTLVLPGHRRPFTGLHGRLGALATHHDERLARTWEACAEPRTGLDVLKVLFEQSLDDHQVFFAVGESLAHLHFLVGQGRMTRTCRGDGVCLFERWGDCNA; encoded by the coding sequence TTGCCGGCCGAGATCCACTATCCCTTCGCCGGCGTGCCGGCCAACGGCGAGGTCCGCGAGGCGGCGCCCGGCGTGTTCTGGGTGCGCATGCCGCTGCCCTTTCGCCTGGATCACATCAACCTGTGGCTGATCGAGGAGGACGACGGCTGGACGGTCATCGACACGGGTATCGCCTGCGAGGAAACCAAGGCGGCGTGGGAGCGGATCGTGGCGACCCACTGCGCCGGCAAGCCTTTGCGGCGCATGATCGTCACCCATTTCCATCCCGATCATGTCGGCCTGGCCGGCTGGATGGCGGATCGCTTCGGCGCCGCCCTGTGGATGCCGCTTGCAGAATGGGCGTTCGCGCGCGTCCTTGGCGCCGGCCGAAGCCCGGCGGCGGAGGAGGGGTATGGGCGCTTCTATCGCGCGGCCGGTTTCGGCCCCGACCGGATGGAACTTGTCGCCTCGCGCAGCGGCAACTACGCCACCCGCATTACCCCCATTCCCTTTGCCCTGCGGCGCATCGAGGATAACGAGGTGATCGCCATCGGCGGGCGGAACTGGCAGGTCATCGTCGGCGGCGGCCACAGCTACGAGCATGCCAGCCTGTATTGCGCCGAGTTGGGCGTACTGATCGCCGGCGATCAGGTTTTGCCGCAGATTTCCCCCAACATCAGCGTCTGGCCGTCCGAGCCCGAGGCCGATCCGCTCCGGCATTTTCTGGCCAGCCTGGAGAGGTTCCGCCAGCTACCCGAGGATACCCTGGTGCTGCCGGGGCACCGGCGCCCCTTTACCGGCCTGCATGGCAGGCTTGGGGCGCTGGCCACCCATCACGACGAGAGGCTGGCCCGGACATGGGAGGCCTGCGCGGAACCGCGCACCGGTCTTGACGTCTTGAAGGTGCTGTTCGAGCAGTCGTTGGACGACCACCAGGTTTTTTTCGCCGTCGGCGAAAGCCTGGCCCATCTTCACTTCCTGGTCGGCCAGGGCCGCATGACAAGGACATGCCGGGGCGATGGCGTCTGCCTGTTCGAGCGGTGGGGCGACTGCAACGCCTAG
- a CDS encoding NAD(P)-dependent oxidoreductase, producing MSTSKNPVAVGFIGLGVMGKPMASNILKAGYALAVYDIDAAKVKTMVTAGARDGGSAAGVAVSADVIVISAPDTADVEGILFGEKGVATAARRGTVVVDCSSISATATQDFAARLAAKGIEMVDAPVSGGAKGAEEGTLSMMIGGDAGVVDKVRPILECMGKTLKHIGPAGAGQVAKTCNQLVIAGTMMACAEMVALCRRMGVDPASVREALLGGGARSFVLENHAQRMIEGKFAPGFRARLMLKDMKLAAGVGASVGGFMPLTALVAQMMQALCNSGRADLDHSSLGALVQDLWNAGTLPGK from the coding sequence ATGTCGACATCGAAGAACCCAGTGGCCGTCGGCTTCATCGGCCTTGGCGTCATGGGCAAGCCCATGGCCTCGAACATCCTCAAGGCCGGCTACGCCCTCGCCGTGTACGACATCGATGCCGCCAAGGTAAAAACAATGGTGACGGCTGGGGCCCGTGATGGCGGATCGGCCGCCGGCGTTGCAGTGTCGGCCGACGTCATCGTGATCTCGGCGCCCGATACCGCCGATGTCGAAGGCATCCTTTTCGGGGAGAAGGGCGTCGCCACGGCGGCGAGGCGCGGGACCGTGGTGGTCGATTGCAGTTCCATCTCGGCAACGGCGACACAGGACTTCGCGGCGCGCCTTGCCGCCAAGGGGATCGAGATGGTCGACGCGCCGGTCAGCGGCGGCGCGAAGGGTGCCGAGGAGGGCACCCTTTCCATGATGATCGGCGGCGACGCCGGCGTGGTGGACAAGGTGCGCCCGATCCTCGAATGCATGGGCAAGACGCTCAAGCACATCGGCCCCGCGGGAGCCGGCCAGGTGGCCAAGACCTGCAACCAGTTGGTCATCGCCGGCACCATGATGGCCTGCGCCGAGATGGTGGCGCTGTGCCGCAGGATGGGCGTCGACCCGGCCTCGGTGCGGGAAGCCCTGCTGGGCGGCGGGGCCCGCAGCTTCGTCCTCGAAAATCACGCGCAGCGGATGATCGAGGGAAAATTCGCGCCCGGCTTCCGCGCCCGCCTGATGCTCAAGGATATGAAGCTGGCGGCCGGTGTCGGCGCCAGCGTCGGCGGCTTCATGCCGCTGACCGCCCTGGTCGCGCAGATGATGCAGGCTCTGTGCAACAGCGGGCGAGCCGATCTCGACCATTCCTCGCTGGGAGCGCTCGTCCAGGATCTGTGGAACGCCGGCACCCTCCCTGGGAAGTAA
- a CDS encoding lipid A deacylase LpxR family protein has product MGEASGKSATCTRVAGAALIAGAAIMAFLPPVAAEEPASQPDAVTLQVENDLFGSGSDSHYTQGMRISWLPSPKTVPDWMREGALLVPGIDSKDHLTFVFGLGQNMYTPEDISRSDPDPADRPYAGWLYATFGVAVEDAQRNLLHNVALDLGVVGPLSLAGQTQKMWHKLINSPEPRGWSHQLDNEPGVVLTYEARMRQSIAATVSGFELDVTPKAGVALGNIFTYGAVGASIRFGHNLDLDYGPPFIRPSLPGAGLVKRRDEWGWYAFAGIEGRAVARNIFLDGNTFSDSPSVDSLPLIGDLQFGIVATYNRVRVSFTQIFRTKEFETQREGDHYGSLAFTYLF; this is encoded by the coding sequence ATGGGCGAAGCGAGTGGAAAGTCGGCGACGTGCACAAGAGTGGCCGGCGCCGCCCTCATCGCGGGTGCCGCCATCATGGCCTTCCTCCCTCCGGTCGCCGCCGAAGAGCCCGCCAGCCAGCCGGATGCCGTGACCCTGCAGGTGGAAAACGACCTGTTCGGCAGCGGGTCCGACAGTCATTACACGCAGGGCATGCGCATTTCGTGGCTCCCCTCGCCCAAGACGGTGCCCGATTGGATGCGCGAGGGCGCCCTTCTGGTTCCCGGCATCGACTCCAAGGACCACCTGACGTTCGTCTTCGGCTTAGGGCAGAACATGTACACGCCCGAGGACATTTCGCGTTCCGACCCCGATCCCGCCGACCGCCCTTACGCCGGTTGGCTCTATGCCACCTTCGGTGTTGCCGTCGAGGACGCGCAGCGCAACCTGCTTCACAACGTCGCCCTCGATCTTGGCGTCGTCGGCCCCCTTTCGCTGGCCGGCCAGACCCAAAAGATGTGGCACAAGCTGATCAACTCGCCCGAGCCGCGCGGCTGGAGCCATCAGTTGGACAACGAACCCGGCGTCGTCCTCACCTACGAGGCCCGCATGCGCCAGTCGATCGCCGCCACCGTCAGTGGTTTCGAGCTCGACGTCACGCCGAAGGCCGGGGTGGCGCTCGGCAATATCTTCACTTACGGCGCGGTCGGCGCCTCGATTCGCTTCGGTCACAACTTAGACCTCGACTACGGGCCGCCCTTCATCCGTCCCAGCCTGCCCGGCGCCGGCCTGGTGAAGCGGCGCGACGAATGGGGTTGGTATGCGTTCGCCGGCATCGAGGGACGGGCCGTCGCCCGCAACATCTTCCTCGACGGCAACACCTTCTCCGACAGTCCCAGCGTCGACAGCCTCCCCCTCATCGGAGACCTTCAGTTCGGCATCGTGGCCACCTACAACCGGGTGCGCGTCTCCTTCACCCAGATCTTTCGGACGAAAGAATTCGAAACTCAGCGGGAAGGCGACCATTACGGCTCTCTGGCCTTTACCTACCTGTTCTGA
- a CDS encoding FCD domain-containing protein produces MTLETEADPVLERTGSLTTIVREKIERMILSGEIAGGERLNENALAAQLNVSRGPLREATWSLEQAGLVQIVRNRGVFVRKISLEDALHLYDVRSGLARVAGRLLASRVTAEQIAVLTGLYEALERARETQDQAAYNEGNRRFHASLVEFTGNARLISYHETTEKELRLFVRRGVLGPARLRVSNGEHKQILDCIVKGDDEGAAAAFERHILNGKRRMLESLSSAGM; encoded by the coding sequence ATGACTCTGGAGACGGAGGCCGATCCCGTTCTGGAAAGGACGGGGTCACTGACTACGATCGTGCGCGAGAAGATCGAGCGCATGATCCTGAGCGGCGAAATCGCCGGCGGCGAGCGCCTGAACGAGAACGCGCTGGCCGCCCAGTTGAATGTCAGCCGCGGACCGTTGCGAGAGGCGACCTGGTCGCTCGAACAGGCCGGCCTGGTTCAGATCGTGCGCAACCGCGGCGTCTTCGTGCGCAAGATCAGCCTCGAGGATGCCCTTCACCTTTATGACGTTCGCTCCGGCTTGGCCCGCGTTGCCGGCCGCCTTTTGGCCAGCCGGGTCACCGCCGAGCAGATCGCCGTCCTGACCGGCCTCTACGAAGCGCTGGAGCGGGCACGCGAAACCCAGGACCAAGCGGCCTACAACGAAGGAAACCGCCGGTTCCACGCCAGTCTGGTCGAGTTCACCGGCAACGCGCGGCTGATCAGCTATCACGAAACCACCGAGAAGGAACTGCGGCTGTTTGTCCGGCGCGGCGTTCTCGGCCCAGCCCGCCTGCGCGTCTCCAACGGCGAGCACAAGCAGATCCTGGATTGCATCGTCAAGGGCGACGACGAAGGGGCGGCGGCTGCCTTCGAACGCCACATCCTCAACGGCAAGCGGCGCATGCTGGAAAGCCTGTCGTCCGCCGGAATGTAG
- a CDS encoding tripartite tricarboxylate transporter substrate binding protein, producing MSKFKIVLAVTTTAAALVFTVGAQAWEPTKPIKIVVGFAPGGGADLVARNLVASSQEFFPVPLVVVNKAGASGALAADFVKNEKADGLTLLVAGGSESTAVPNFQKVTYSLDDFRGVMRLIRQRVFLISKAGSGINSIADLKAKALANPGKLSYGSSGQGSIYHAVMLVTTKALGIEMQHVPYKGGAPMMAALLGGHIDITMGAPEETSAQLDSGQAIPIALPSETRYAAYKNAPTLMELGYNVYIENQKGLFAPAGTPNEAVQYLHDNFKKGMDSATWKAMANKLSMETAYLNGDDFMAGVKAMSKAIGEAAAGLAK from the coding sequence ATGTCGAAGTTCAAAATCGTCTTGGCCGTGACGACCACTGCGGCCGCTCTCGTCTTCACTGTCGGGGCGCAAGCCTGGGAACCGACCAAACCGATCAAGATCGTCGTCGGGTTCGCACCCGGCGGCGGTGCCGACCTCGTCGCCCGCAACCTTGTCGCATCGAGCCAGGAATTCTTCCCCGTTCCGCTGGTCGTCGTAAACAAGGCCGGGGCCAGCGGCGCCCTGGCGGCGGATTTCGTCAAAAACGAAAAGGCCGACGGGCTTACCCTGCTGGTGGCCGGTGGCAGTGAAAGCACGGCCGTTCCCAATTTCCAGAAAGTCACCTACTCGCTGGACGACTTCCGGGGGGTCATGCGCCTGATCCGCCAGCGCGTCTTTCTCATTTCCAAGGCCGGCAGCGGCATCAACAGCATCGCCGACCTGAAGGCCAAAGCCCTGGCCAATCCCGGCAAGCTGTCCTATGGCTCGTCAGGCCAGGGATCGATCTATCACGCGGTCATGCTGGTGACCACCAAGGCGCTCGGCATCGAGATGCAGCACGTGCCCTACAAGGGCGGTGCGCCGATGATGGCGGCCCTGCTGGGCGGCCATATCGACATCACCATGGGAGCGCCCGAGGAAACCAGCGCCCAACTCGACTCCGGCCAGGCGATTCCCATCGCCCTGCCCTCTGAAACCCGCTACGCCGCCTACAAGAACGCGCCGACCCTGATGGAACTCGGATACAACGTCTATATCGAGAACCAGAAGGGCCTATTCGCCCCGGCCGGCACCCCCAACGAGGCGGTCCAGTACCTGCACGACAATTTCAAGAAGGGCATGGACAGCGCGACATGGAAAGCCATGGCGAACAAGCTGTCGATGGAGACGGCGTACCTGAATGGCGACGACTTCATGGCCGGCGTGAAGGCCATGTCGAAAGCCATCGGCGAGGCCGCGGCAGGCTTGGCGAAGTAG
- a CDS encoding HpcH/HpaI aldolase family protein, translated as MAIVENTTKKKLEAGQMAIAFSVVHWRMANVAGIAKECGYDWLFIDMEHNTMDVDAAVQISVAALPTGITPIVRVPAHEHFHATRVLDGGAQGVVVPHVNTVEQARQVVENCKYPPIGHRSLTAPMPQLGFRTMPVADAIEALNRNTLVVAMLETPQAVDNADVIAAVEGIDALLIGTNDLAAEMGIPGQFGHARVEAAYAAMIAATRKHGKFAGMGGVYDHALMEKFIRMGVRLLLGGGDVAFMMAAARTRSDFLKSLKL; from the coding sequence ATGGCGATCGTCGAGAACACTACGAAGAAGAAATTGGAAGCCGGGCAGATGGCGATCGCCTTCAGCGTCGTTCATTGGCGGATGGCCAACGTCGCCGGCATCGCCAAGGAATGCGGCTACGACTGGCTTTTCATCGACATGGAACACAACACCATGGACGTCGATGCCGCCGTGCAGATTTCGGTCGCCGCGCTGCCGACCGGCATCACGCCGATCGTCCGGGTTCCGGCGCACGAGCACTTCCACGCCACCCGCGTTCTCGACGGCGGTGCCCAGGGCGTCGTGGTGCCCCACGTCAATACCGTCGAACAGGCCCGTCAGGTGGTCGAGAATTGCAAGTATCCGCCGATCGGCCACCGGTCGCTGACCGCCCCCATGCCGCAGCTTGGATTCCGCACGATGCCGGTCGCCGACGCGATCGAGGCGTTGAATCGCAACACCCTGGTGGTGGCGATGCTGGAAACACCGCAGGCCGTTGACAACGCCGATGTCATCGCCGCCGTCGAGGGCATCGACGCCCTGCTCATCGGCACCAACGACCTCGCCGCCGAAATGGGCATCCCCGGACAGTTCGGCCACGCGCGCGTCGAGGCCGCCTACGCCGCCATGATCGCCGCCACACGAAAGCACGGCAAGTTCGCCGGCATGGGCGGCGTCTACGATCACGCGCTGATGGAGAAGTTCATCCGCATGGGCGTGCGCCTGCTGCTGGGCGGCGGCGACGTCGCCTTCATGATGGCTGCCGCGCGGACGCGGTCCGACTTCCTCAAGTCTCTCAAGTTGTAG
- a CDS encoding amidohydrolase family protein: MHVYGPAARFPYAPSIKTPPPDVPLEVYLALRQRLGLQRTVFVQPSAYGADNACVLDAIARMAPDGRGIAVIDPAAPEAEIARLHAAGMRGVRFHDMVAGCLPFDVLEPVAARIRPHGWHVQIQLDGDGLVDLAPRLAALPVEVVIDHMGRIPVDGGTERAAFKSLLRLLDTGRCWVKLSAPYHVSRAGPPDYRDCAAHARALIHAAPERMLWGSNWPHPSVREKPNDADLLDILADWTDDIAALRKILVDNPAALFGF, encoded by the coding sequence ATGCATGTCTACGGTCCGGCGGCCCGCTTTCCCTACGCCCCGTCGATCAAGACGCCGCCCCCCGACGTTCCCCTGGAAGTCTACCTGGCGCTCCGCCAACGGCTGGGCCTGCAACGGACCGTCTTCGTCCAGCCCAGCGCCTATGGCGCCGACAACGCCTGCGTGCTCGACGCCATTGCCCGGATGGCCCCCGACGGCCGCGGCATCGCGGTGATCGATCCGGCGGCCCCGGAAGCCGAGATCGCGCGCCTGCACGCCGCCGGGATGCGCGGCGTGCGCTTTCACGACATGGTGGCGGGGTGCCTGCCTTTCGACGTCCTGGAACCGGTCGCCGCCCGCATTCGCCCGCACGGCTGGCATGTCCAGATCCAGCTCGACGGTGACGGTCTGGTCGATCTGGCCCCACGCCTGGCCGCCCTGCCCGTCGAGGTGGTAATCGACCATATGGGACGCATCCCCGTCGATGGCGGCACCGAGCGCGCCGCGTTCAAAAGCCTGCTTCGCCTGCTCGATACCGGCCGCTGCTGGGTCAAGCTGTCGGCCCCCTATCATGTGTCGCGGGCCGGCCCACCGGATTACCGGGACTGCGCGGCGCATGCCCGCGCGCTGATCCACGCTGCCCCGGAACGGATGCTGTGGGGAAGCAACTGGCCGCATCCGAGCGTCCGGGAGAAACCCAACGACGCCGACCTGCTCGACATCCTTGCCGACTGGACCGACGACATCGCGGCGCTTCGGAAAATCCTGGTCGACAACCCGGCCGCCCTGTTCGGCTTCTGA